One region of Peromyscus eremicus chromosome 4, PerEre_H2_v1, whole genome shotgun sequence genomic DNA includes:
- the Znf804a gene encoding zinc finger protein 804A: protein MECYYIVISSTHLSNGHFRNIKGVFRGPLSKNGNKTLDYAEKENTIAKALEDLKANFYCELCDKQYYKHQEFDNHINSYDHAHKQRLKELKQREFARNVASKSRKDERKQEKALQRLHKLAELRKETVCAPGSGPMFKSTTVTVRENLNEVSQREIVDSVNNQQDLIHSEEKGKDVTTASAETESASNCTTNNCQLGDQVQGMHRHRIGFSFAFPKKASVKLESSAAAFSEYSDESSVEKEFSRKTRFVPSTCHLQLLSPPCELLSSEEKANSLHPPEAMCTDKATAPIEETKEISNEKHTLLASFCQLQLPVCSDADTCQNSAPFEDQMSMEDAIVNEDIPVSKNSPDFIEKNPTVPSDCTPAQTTTEENAKINDVAKMDIGNKIDHEPLAPSNTAGENIRLQHRPGLCKGQRDPFVPVLNKLGSTVLQWPSEMLVYTATEPSISYSCNPLCFDFKSTKLNNNQHKGKPTLNDLNSQQKEDFCKRPDADCNDVLIAGVTNNEISSNTNDHTKFTALQAVHTLSNSYDLEQNENVGQRYKDISCMNRKTNKYNFARNQIKRDTLNGKYKKLRLKETREHWFHKSRRKKKRRKLCHHRPGQTTKEAESYCKAEMESRCTDETGKRPQEPVPERQQRSPEQRSDLHQLPDGRPKAASINVSENGEMNTTLDPESNNHAISSQNHEGEDTIVVNGQTNPPMIHPGKQNLTYSRTYCCWKARSSSYQGDDRCLVPQSDMKVPSQNQPIKRGYNSLMTEAERSHRKRRQHSCSYSSDENLNQQNKLAEDYLKPLSASVTPCQPKKKRRRKRSRFHIGGRTLKIKDNSDYSMKNNSSLSHPDGLAKEDTKEEIKPQDNITIEKNSEQTEQTENKVTLHPYNPLPSETSGKDEHLVTETTPCDLSQASNDPSTSVHVARAPSNDSNDTNLPEQNQRSQTINSNEKQIPFKVPHTERNFRNAQTKSYICRYELAETIPQGRMSEASTEWLCYNPGILSSQPPPLQFKEAHVSGHAFVTTEQILAPLALPEQALLIPLENHDKLKHLPCEVYQHIIQPNVLASKVKLTLPPAPLPPPSTPVQPLPLQRPFCSTSVTTIHHTVLQHHAAAAAAAAAAAAAGTFKVLQPHQQFLPQVPALARTSIPQISVGTVGPRLCPGSQPALVASPQLPIIPTSVLHPSHLAFPPLPHALFPSLLSPHPAVIPLQPLF, encoded by the exons GACTATGCTGAGAAGGAGAACACTATTGCCAAAGCTCTGGAGGATCTGAAGGCAAATTTTTACTGTGAACTCTGTGACAAGCAGTATTATAAGCATCAGGAATTTGACAATCACATTAATTCATATGACCATGCTCACAAGCAG AGGCTCAAAgaactgaaacagagagaatTTGCTCGAAATGTAGCATCTAAATCcaggaaggatgaaagaaaacaggaaaaggcaCTCCAACGTCTTCACAAGCTGGCTGAGCTAAGAAAGGAAACTGTGTG TGCTCCTGGAAGTGGCCCCATGTTCAAGTCAACAACTGTTACTGTGAGAGAAAATCTCAATGAAGTTTCCCAAAGAGAGATTGTAGATTCAGTTAATAACCAGCAAGATCTGATTCACAgtgaagaaaaagggaaagatgtCACCACCGCTTCTGCAGAAACAGAAAGTGCAAGTAACTGCACCACAAATAATTGCCAGCTTGGGGATCAAGTTCAGGGCATGCACAGACATAGAATTGGCTTTTCCTTTGCATTTCCAAAGAAAGCCTCTGTGAAGCTGGAGTCTTCAGCTGCGGCCTTCTCTGAATACAGTGATGAGTCCTCTGTGGAGAAAGAATTCAGCAGGAAAACCAGATTTGTCCCCAGCACTTGTCACCTTCAACTATTATCGCCACCATGTGAGCTCCTCAGTTCTGAAGAGAAAGCTAACTCTCTTCATCCACCGGAGGCCATGTGTACTGACAAAGCAACTGCTCCAATCGAAGAGACAAAAGAAATCTCTAATGAAAAACACACACTGTTGGCTTCCTTTTGCCAGCTTCAACTCCCTGTATGTTCTGATGCAGATACTTGCCAAAATTCAGCACCATTTGAAGATCAAATGTCAATGGAAGATGCTATTGTTAATGAAGACATACCTGTGAGTAAAAACAGCCCTGACTTCATAGAAAAGAATCCCACTGTGCCTAGTGACTGCACACCAGCACAAACTACCACAGAGGAAAATGCTAAGATTAATGATGTGGCCAAAATGGACATCGGAAATAAAATTGATCATGAGCCATTGGCACCTTCAAACACAGCGGGGGAAAACATCAGGTTGCAGCACAGACCGGGTTTATGTAAAGGACAACGTGACCCATTTGTACCTGTACTTAACAAACTGGGATCTACCGTGCTCCAGTGGCCATCAGAAATGCTAGTTTATACAGCCACGGAGCCATCAATATCGTACAGCTGTAATCCACTCTGCTTTGACTTCAAGTCCACTAAATTAAACAACAATCAACATAAAGGTAAGCCGACCTTAAATGACCttaattctcaacagaaggaGGACTTTTGCAAGAGGCCAGATGCTGATTGCAATGATGTACTAATCGCAGGAGTCACAAATAATGAAATTAGCAGTAATACAAATGATCACACTAAATTTACTGCTCTTCAGGCTGTCCACACTCTGTCCAACAGTTATGATTTAGAACAAAATGAGAATGTGGGTCAGAGGTATAAAGATATTTCCTGtatgaacagaaaaacaaacaaatacaattttGCTAGAAATCAAATTAAGCGAGATACTCTAAATGGGAAATACAAGAAACTCAGGTTGAAGGAGACTCGTGAGCACTGGTTTCATAAaagtagaaggaagaaaaaaagaagaaagttatgTCACCATCGTCCTGGGCAGACAACCAAAGAAGCTGAAAGTTACTGCAAAGCAGAAATGGAGAGCCGGTGCACTGATGAGACTGGGAAGCGTCCACAGGAACCAGTTCCTGAAAGGCAGCAAAGGAGTCCAGAGCAACGGTCAGACTTACATCAGCTACCGGATGGAAGACCCAAAGCTGCATCTATAAATGTAAGTGAAAATGGAGAAATGAATACAACATTGGACCCTGAATCCAACAACCACGCTATCAGTTCACAAAACCATGAAGGAGAAGACACAATAGTTGTAAATGGACAAACAAATCCACCAATGATACATCCTGGGAAACAAAACTTAACATATTCCAGAACTTACTGCTGTTGGAAAGCCAGATCATCAAGCTATCAAGGGGATGACAGGTGCTTAGTTCCACAAAGTGATATGAAAGTTCCCAGTCAGAATCAGCCTATTAAAAGAGGTTACAATTCTCTCATGACTGAAGCAGAAAGATCTCATCGGAAGCGCAGACAACATTCATGTTCTTATTCATCAGATGAAAATTTAAATCAACAGAATAAGTTAGCAGAAGATTATTTGAAGCCACTGAGTGCTTCTGTCACTCCCTGTCAGCCGAAGAAGAAAcgaaggagaaaaagaagcagaTTCCACATTGGAGGTAGAACTTTGAAAATCAAAGACAATTCAGATTATTCCATGAAGAACAATTCTTCTCTGAGTCACCCAGATGGCTTAGCAAAGGAAGACACAAAGGAGGAAATAAAACCACAAGATAATATAACTATCGAGAAGAACTCAGAACAAACAGAGCAAACCGAAAACAAAGTGACATTACACCCTTACAATCCACTTCCTTCTGAAACCAGTGGCAAAGATGAGCATTTGGTAACGGAGACTACTCCATGTGACTTATCACAGGCTTCCAATGATCCCTCTACATCTGTGCATGTAGCAAGGGCCCCATCAAATGACTCAAATGACACTAACTTGCcagaacaaaatcaaagaagccAGACTATAAACAGTAACGAAAAGCAAATTCCTTTCAAGGTGCCTCATACTGAAAGGAACTTTAGAAATGCACAGACTAAATCATACATTTGCCGTTATGAGCTAGCCGAGACCATTCCACAGGGAAGGATGTCTGAGGCGTCAACAGAGTGGCTGTGTTACAATCCCGGAATCCTCAGCTCGCAACCACCACCACTCCAGTTCAAGGAAGCCCATGTCAGCGGCCATGCCTTCGTAACAACAGAGCAAATCCTGGCTCCATTAGCTTTACCAGAGCAAGCATTATTGATTCCACTAGAAAACCATGACAAGTTAAAACATCTACCATGCGAGGTCTACCAGCACATTATTCAGCCAAACGTGCTGGCCAGCAAGGTCAAATTGAccctccctcctgctcccctgcctcctcctagCACTCCTGTGCAGCCTTTGCCTTTGCAGCGACCCTTCTGTTCTACCTCTGTTACCACTATCCATCACACTGTTTTACAGCATCAcgctgcagctgctgcagctgcagccGCAGCCGCAGCTGCAGGAACCTTCAAAGTGCTTCAGCCACACCAACAGTTTCTGCCCCAAGTCCCAGCTCTCGCCAGAACATCTATACCTCAGATCTCGGTAGGAACTGTAGGACCTAGGCTTTGTCCCGGCAGTCAGCCAGCCTTGGTGGCTTCTCCTCAGCTGCCAATCATTCCCACATCAGTTCTTCACCCCAGCCACTTGGCTTTTCCACCTTTACCCCACGCACTTTTTCCTTCATTGCTTTCACCACATCCAGCGGTCATTCCTCTGCAGCCCCTCTTCTAG
- the LOC131908149 gene encoding myosin regulatory light polypeptide 9-like, protein MSSKRAKTKTTKKRPQHATSNVFAMFDQSQIQEFKEAFNMIDQNRDGFIDKEDLHNMLASMGKNPTDEYLDAMMNEAPGPISFTMFLTMFGEKLNGTDPEDVIRNAFACFDEEATGTIQEDYLREQLTTMGDRFTDEEVDELYREVPIDKKGNFNYIEFTRILKYRTKEKDH, encoded by the coding sequence ATGTCGAGCAAAAGGGCAAAGACCAAGACCACCAAGAAGCGCCCTCAGCACGCAACATCCAATGTGTTCGCCATGTTTGACCAGTCCCAGATCCAAGAGTTCAAAGAGGCCTTCAACATGATCGACCAGAACCGGGATGGCTTCATCGACAAGGAAGACTTGCACAACATGCTTGCTTCAATGGGAAAAAATCCAACTGATGAATACCTGGATGCCATGATGAATGAGGCCCCGGGCCCCATCAGCTTCACCATGTTCCTCACCATGTTTGGAGAGAAGTTGAATGGCACAGACCCCGAAGATGTCATCAGAAATGCCTTCGCTTGCTTTGACGAGGAAGCAACGGGCACCATCCAGGAGGATTACCTGAGGGAACAGCTGACTACCATGGGCGATCGGttcacagatgaggaagtggATGAGCTGTACAGGGAGGTCCCCATTGACAAAAAGGGGAATTTCAACTACATCGAGTTCACACGCATCCTCaagtacagaacaaaagaaaaggaccACTGA